The Leadbetterella byssophila DSM 17132 DNA window GTATGTTTGACACATAATGTCAATTGCACATGAGAATAATACCTTTTTTTCTTCTAATTCTATCGGCATTTTCCGCAGTAGCTAAAATAGATTCACTTTATCTCTTTGCTTACGGAACAGCAAAGAATGACTATCATAATGGACTACATTATGCTTGGAGTCAGGATCAGGAAAACTGGATTCCCATAGGACCGGAATATAGCTTCTTGCGCTCTGACTATGGAAGGTGGGGTTCGCAAAAAAAGATGTATCATCCTTATTTGTTTAGAAGTGAAGGCGGCAACTGGCATTGTGTTTGGTCATTAAATGAGGAGGATGGTGCCATAGGTTTTGCCTCTTCAGCGGATCTAGTTTATTGGGGTAGGCAGTTTTACCCTGTATTATCACCAGGGAAAGCTATATCCAAACCTGTACTAGCATCAAAAGGGGTTTATTGGACTTCTAACGACCATAATCTCTATTTTTCAGAGGGATCTGCTCCACATTTTGGTGCAACTAAAAAAGTGGAGACTATTTTAGACCTACGCCAAGAGAGGACTGTTATGGGAATGAAGGAGTTGGGAACGGTTCATAAGATTTCAAGAGCGGAGTGGGAAAAGTTGGTGGACGCATTTAGAATAGCTGAGGCCAAAAGAGTACAAAACGAGGAACGCATAGGAGTGGCTTCTGACCGCTTTAAAGGTCCAATGAAGGTGAGTATCCATCCCGATTGGAATAAGGGAAAGGCTATTAGCGATATGTTAATAGGAGTCTTTTTTGAGGATATAAATTATGCTGCAGATGGGGGATTATATGCAGAATTGATTCAAAACAGAGATTTTGAATATCGCCCAAGTGATAAAGAGGATAGGGATCCTAGTTGGAACGCAAAAAAAGCCTGGAATGCAGATGGACTTACGTTTACTATAGACTCTGTACGTCCTATCCATAAAAATAATGCTCCCTATGCTAAGCTTGAGGTGAATAGAGTAGGCGGAAGGCTAATTAATGAGGGATTTGGAGGGATAGTTCTAAAAAAGGGAGAAAATTATCTCTTCAGCGCAAAAGTGAGGAGTTCCACAGCTGGAAGGGTGAAGGTAAGATTAGTGAATGAACAAGGGGATGTACTAGCAGAAGGAGTAAGTGAAAATGCAAATAAGGAGTGGAAAACCTTGAAGTTGACTCTAAGCGCCATAGAGAATTCAAGTAATGCAAGATTGGAGTTAATCCCTCAAAAAGCAGGCAGATGGGATTTAGATATGATTTCGCTGTTTCCTGAAAAGACGTTCAAGGGGCATGGGTTGAGGGAGGATTTGGCTCAGGCTATAGCAGATCTGAAACCAAAATTTGTAAGATTTCCCGGGGGATGCGTGGCTCACGGAGACGGGATCAACAATATTTATAGATGGGAAAATACTATAGGACCATGGGAAGAGAGGAAACCGCTAAGGAACCTTTGGGGCTATCACCAAACCATGGGTTTAGGCTATTTTGAATATTTCCAATTCTGTGAAGATATAGGGGCGGAGCCTGTTCCGGTGGTGGCTGCAGGGGTACCTTGCCAAAATTCAGCCCATCATGGGTGCGATATAGGGGGCCAACAAGGCGGAATACCTATGGAACACATGGATGAATATGTGCAGTCCATTTTGAACTTGATAGAATATGCCAATGGTGCTATTAATACACCTTATGGCAAGAAAAGAGCTGAAGCCGGACATCCGGAACCCTTTGGCTTGAAATATCTAGGTATAGGAAATGAAGATTTGATTACAGATATATTTGAAGAGCGTTTTCGTCTGATTTATAATGCTGTCAAAGCGAAGTATCCTGATATTATTTTGATAGGTACAGTGGGGCCATTTAATGAAGGTACGGATTATGTAGAAGGATGGAAGTTAGCTGATCAAATGAAATTAGAGATCGTAGATGAACATTATTACCAGACTCCGGGCTGGTATTTGAATAACCAACATTTCTATGATTCTTATGATAGAAAGGGAGCTAAAGTCTATCTGGGTGAATACGCTGCACATATTCCGGGTAGGCATAACAATCTGGAAACGGCATTAAGTGAAGCATTGCATTTGATTAATGTGGAGAGAAATGCTGATGTAGTGCATATGACTTCTTATGCTCCTTTGCTGGCAAAAGATGGATATACCCAGTGGAATCCGGATCTGATTTATTTCAATAATACAGAAGTGAAGCCTACTGTAGGGTATGAGGTTCAGAAGTTGTTCGGCCAAAATTCCGGTACAAAATATTATCCTTTAGCCATTAGTGGGGCATTTGATGTCAGAAAGCTTGCCGCCTCATTAGTTGCAGATCAAGATAATTTTATCCTGAAAGTTGTGAATTTACACCCTATTGAAGCAGATGTTGATTTGACTTGGATCAAACACGCCGAAGTAGAGAAAACTGTTTTGAGCGGGGATTTGGACGATAAAACAGTAAAACCTGTATCGAGTATTTCAGAGGTGCCTTCAAAGCTTGCACCTTATTCATTGACCATTCTAAAATTTAAAAAATAAATGAAAAGATTGCTTTTGTTGGGGTTAGTCGCCCTTATAAGTCTGCCTATTTCGGCACAGGAATATGTTTATGGACCGGCAGAGAAAGATTTTACGGGTTATTTGTTCGCTTACTTTACCGGCAATAAGGTTGAAGAGGAGGCCATACATTTTGCCATCAGTACAGATGGGTATAATTATAAGGCCTTGAACGGAAATAAGCCTATATTGGATTCTAAAATAATTAGTTCCACCGGAGGGGTCAGGGATCCTCATATACTAAGGGCTGAAGATGGGAAGACCTTTTATATGGTGGTTACAGATATGACTTCTTCGAAGGGTTGGGATTCAAACCGCGCTATGGTTTTATTGAAATCTAGTAATCTTTTGGATTGGACATCATCAGTCATCAATATTCAGAAGAAATACGCCGGTCAGGAGGATTTGAAAAGAGTTTGGGCTCCTCAAACAATTTATGATCCATTGGCAAAGAAATACATGGTTTATTGGTCCATGAAACATGGAGATGGTCCGGATATCATATATTATGCTTATGCGAATCCTGAATTCACTGATCTGGAAGGGGAACCAAAGGTTTTATTTCATCCTAAAAATGGGAAATCCTGTATTGATGGGGATATCGTGTATAAGAATGGGCTATTCTATATGTTCTATAAGACAGAAGGCCATGGAAACGGTATAAAATTAGCAATTACTGATGATCTTTCTTCCGGAAAGTGGATTGAGCAACCGGGCTATAAACAGCAAACCAGAGAAGCTGTTGAAGGATCCAGTACATTTCGATTGATCAATTCGGATACTTACATTCTGATGTATGATGTGTACATGAAAGGGAAGTATCAATTTACCCAAAGCAAAGACCTGGATAAATTTAAGGTAATTGATGAAGAGATTTCTATGGACTTTCATCCGCGACATGGGTCTATCATTCCTGTTACCACGAGAGAATTGAAAGCTCTAACTCAGAAGTGGGGATTGCCGGAAGGAATTAAATTAAGTGAAAGAGTAAATCCGGTGCTTGAAGGATTCTACGCTGATCCCGATGTTCTGTACTCAGAAAAAAACAAGAAGTATTATATATATCCTACCAGTGATGGATTTGACGGTTGGTCAGGATACTACTTCAAAACCTTCTCTTCCACAGATCTGAAGAATTGGAAAGATGAAGGTGTGATCTTAGATTTGAAAAAGGACGTTTCCTGGGCGGATAGAAATGCATGGGCTCCCTGCATTATTGAGAAGAAAGTAAAAGGGAAATACAAGTATTATTATTATTTCACAGCAGCTCAGAAAATTGGGGTAGCAGTCTCAGATGAACCTACTGGTCCATTTGTTGATTCCGGCAAGCCATTGATCGACTTCAGACCTGAAGGGGTTAAAGGTGGGCAGGAGATAGATCCTGATGTTTTTATGGATCCGAAAACCGGTAAATCTTATTTGTACTGGGGCAATGGTTACTTAGCAGTGGCTGAACTTAATGAAGATATGATTTCCATTAAGAAGAACACCATAAAACTTATGACTCCGGACAATACATTCCGAGAAGGTGTTTATGTATTTTATAGAAATGGGCTGTATTATTTCTTATGGTCAGAAGATGATACCAGGAGTGAAAACTATAGAGTAAGGTATGCTACTTCTACTTCTCCGACTGGTCCTTTGAATATTCCAAAAGACAATTTAATACTACAGAAAGACCCTTCTTTGGGGATATATGGAACAGGACATAATTCCGTGTTGCAGATTCCGAATAAGGACGAGTGGTATGTAGTTTACCACAGATTCAGTAAGCCTATAGGAATTACAATGGGTGATGCCGCAGGATTTCACCGTGAAATAGCGATTGATAGAATGGAATTTAACGATGACGGATCCATTAAACCCGTCATCGTAAAAGATTAATATTATTTATCAATAGGGAGGGCAGGATTTCCAAAAACGGTCTTGCCCTCTTTTATGTCTTCAATTACAACAGAACCGGCACCGATTCTCGCGTTCTTACCTATTTTTACTCCGGAAACAATAATAGCGCCTGATCCAATAAAGGCCCCATCACCTATTTCAGCTTCCGAGTTAATTACTGCGCCTGCGCCGATTTCTACAAATTCACCTATTTGTGCTCCGGAGTCAACTATCGCTCCCGATAATAGGACCGAATGATTTCCAATCTTTGCCCAAGGGTTAACTATGGCGCCTGCGGCTATAAGGATTCCATTCCCAACTATGGCATCTTCAGCAACTACAGCTTTATTATGAATGGCATTAACCGGCATGCTTTTGCGCTTGTCTACTAGTAGTTTTACCATTTTTTCCTTTGCTGTTTTATGCTCAATGGCCACAAAGGCTTCCGTTTTGTTTCCAATGATATTGAGGAATTTATCGTCTTGAAGCTCACCTAATACCAATACTTCGGATATTTCTGTATTATAAAGTTTAGTGTCATCATCCAGAAAACCATATACTAAAACATCATTTCCTGAAAATATATCCAGGGCAAGCTTGCCCACTTTCCCAGCCCCTAGAATTAAAACCGGATTGTTCATATGCTTAATTTTTTTACAAAAGTAACACCGTTTTAAAGAAAGAGGTGAGCTTGATTTAATCTTTGCACGGCTTCAGTTAGAATCTCGTCTTCTTTGGCTAGGCAGAATCGGAGTACTTTATGGTCTGTTCCATCTTGATAAAAGACAGAGATGGGAATAGAGGCAATTTTAGCTTTTCTGGTTAATATCTCGCTGATTTCTGTGTCACAAAGGGAAGTAGGCGTTTTGAAAACCAGATTCTGAAAAAATGTTCCTTGTGAAGGTAAGATGCCAAATAGATTTTGGTCTATTTTATTTAGGAATACTTCTCGTTTGGCTTCATAAAATTTGCTTAGCGTCAAGTGGCTATCCGATTCTGAGATGTAGTCGGCAAGAGCATATTGTGCAGCTGTGAAGTTGCAAAAGGTGATGTATTGATGGATCTTTCTTAATTCTTCCGTAAGACGGGGTGGAGCTAAGCAATATCCTGTTTTCCAGCCTGTAATGTGGTAGGTTTTAGCGAATGAGCTGCAGACAAAAGTTCTTTCTCTTAGTTGAGGGTATTTTGCCAGAGATAGGTGTTTATGCTCGTCAAATGTGATGTATTCATACACCTCATCTGAAATGAAGATGATTTCAGGATGCTTTTCTGCAATGTGAATCAATGCCTTTAGGTCTTCTTCTTGTAAAACCTTACCGGTAGGGTTATGCGGGGTATTGATTAATATAACTTTAGTTTTTCCGGTGATGCTTTTTTCTACAAAATCCCAGTCGATCTTGTACTCCGGGAAATTCATCTTGATAAATTTTGGAATCCCTCCTTGTAATAGAATGGCAGGCACATATAGGTCATAGCAAGGTTCGAAGACAATGACTTCATCTCCCGGGTTTACACTTGCTGTTATGGCACAAAACAAGGCTTCTGATGCTCCTGTTGTGACCGTTATTTCTTTTTCGGGATGGTAGCCGTATCTATGGGATAGAGCGGAGCGTAATTCCGGTATTCCGGAGGTAGGAGCATACTGATGTTTGCCGTTTTGAATATGTTTTTGAAGGTAGGCAACTAACTTTTCATCCGGATAAAAGCTAGGGAAGCCTTGAGATAGATTGATGGCTTGAACTTCATTGGCCATAGCCGTCATTTTGGTGAAGATGCTATGGCCAATCTGTGGAAGTTTTGATATCATTTTCTTTGCTTACTTACTAAACTAAAAAGTTTGTACCATTGTGCATGGGTCAGTGAAATGTTAGTGGCTGCAGCTACATTTTGGATTCGCGCAGGGTTAGGAGATCCTATGATAGGTAGCATGCCCAGATTCAATAACCATGCCACTGCAATTTGTTCTACGTTTGATTGATGTTCGTTTGCTATCTCTGTTAAAGCGTCACGTAGTACTACACTATCTAATGTGGTGCCTTCTAATATATCTCCTCCCGCTAATGGGGCCCAAACCAAT harbors:
- a CDS encoding alpha-L-arabinofuranosidase C-terminal domain-containing protein, giving the protein MRIIPFFLLILSAFSAVAKIDSLYLFAYGTAKNDYHNGLHYAWSQDQENWIPIGPEYSFLRSDYGRWGSQKKMYHPYLFRSEGGNWHCVWSLNEEDGAIGFASSADLVYWGRQFYPVLSPGKAISKPVLASKGVYWTSNDHNLYFSEGSAPHFGATKKVETILDLRQERTVMGMKELGTVHKISRAEWEKLVDAFRIAEAKRVQNEERIGVASDRFKGPMKVSIHPDWNKGKAISDMLIGVFFEDINYAADGGLYAELIQNRDFEYRPSDKEDRDPSWNAKKAWNADGLTFTIDSVRPIHKNNAPYAKLEVNRVGGRLINEGFGGIVLKKGENYLFSAKVRSSTAGRVKVRLVNEQGDVLAEGVSENANKEWKTLKLTLSAIENSSNARLELIPQKAGRWDLDMISLFPEKTFKGHGLREDLAQAIADLKPKFVRFPGGCVAHGDGINNIYRWENTIGPWEERKPLRNLWGYHQTMGLGYFEYFQFCEDIGAEPVPVVAAGVPCQNSAHHGCDIGGQQGGIPMEHMDEYVQSILNLIEYANGAINTPYGKKRAEAGHPEPFGLKYLGIGNEDLITDIFEERFRLIYNAVKAKYPDIILIGTVGPFNEGTDYVEGWKLADQMKLEIVDEHYYQTPGWYLNNQHFYDSYDRKGAKVYLGEYAAHIPGRHNNLETALSEALHLINVERNADVVHMTSYAPLLAKDGYTQWNPDLIYFNNTEVKPTVGYEVQKLFGQNSGTKYYPLAISGAFDVRKLAASLVADQDNFILKVVNLHPIEADVDLTWIKHAEVEKTVLSGDLDDKTVKPVSSISEVPSKLAPYSLTILKFKK
- a CDS encoding family 43 glycosylhydrolase, with product MKRLLLLGLVALISLPISAQEYVYGPAEKDFTGYLFAYFTGNKVEEEAIHFAISTDGYNYKALNGNKPILDSKIISSTGGVRDPHILRAEDGKTFYMVVTDMTSSKGWDSNRAMVLLKSSNLLDWTSSVINIQKKYAGQEDLKRVWAPQTIYDPLAKKYMVYWSMKHGDGPDIIYYAYANPEFTDLEGEPKVLFHPKNGKSCIDGDIVYKNGLFYMFYKTEGHGNGIKLAITDDLSSGKWIEQPGYKQQTREAVEGSSTFRLINSDTYILMYDVYMKGKYQFTQSKDLDKFKVIDEEISMDFHPRHGSIIPVTTRELKALTQKWGLPEGIKLSERVNPVLEGFYADPDVLYSEKNKKYYIYPTSDGFDGWSGYYFKTFSSTDLKNWKDEGVILDLKKDVSWADRNAWAPCIIEKKVKGKYKYYYYFTAAQKIGVAVSDEPTGPFVDSGKPLIDFRPEGVKGGQEIDPDVFMDPKTGKSYLYWGNGYLAVAELNEDMISIKKNTIKLMTPDNTFREGVYVFYRNGLYYFLWSEDDTRSENYRVRYATSTSPTGPLNIPKDNLILQKDPSLGIYGTGHNSVLQIPNKDEWYVVYHRFSKPIGITMGDAAGFHREIAIDRMEFNDDGSIKPVIVKD
- a CDS encoding NeuD/PglB/VioB family sugar acetyltransferase; this encodes MNNPVLILGAGKVGKLALDIFSGNDVLVYGFLDDDTKLYNTEISEVLVLGELQDDKFLNIIGNKTEAFVAIEHKTAKEKMVKLLVDKRKSMPVNAIHNKAVVAEDAIVGNGILIAAGAIVNPWAKIGNHSVLLSGAIVDSGAQIGEFVEIGAGAVINSEAEIGDGAFIGSGAIIVSGVKIGKNARIGAGSVVIEDIKEGKTVFGNPALPIDK
- a CDS encoding methionine aminotransferase, yielding MISKLPQIGHSIFTKMTAMANEVQAINLSQGFPSFYPDEKLVAYLQKHIQNGKHQYAPTSGIPELRSALSHRYGYHPEKEITVTTGASEALFCAITASVNPGDEVIVFEPCYDLYVPAILLQGGIPKFIKMNFPEYKIDWDFVEKSITGKTKVILINTPHNPTGKVLQEEDLKALIHIAEKHPEIIFISDEVYEYITFDEHKHLSLAKYPQLRERTFVCSSFAKTYHITGWKTGYCLAPPRLTEELRKIHQYITFCNFTAAQYALADYISESDSHLTLSKFYEAKREVFLNKIDQNLFGILPSQGTFFQNLVFKTPTSLCDTEISEILTRKAKIASIPISVFYQDGTDHKVLRFCLAKEDEILTEAVQRLNQAHLFL